The Leifsonia williamsii genome includes a region encoding these proteins:
- a CDS encoding CPBP family intramembrane glutamic endopeptidase, giving the protein MSSTTTWVAETPVAPDRRARLWWEVAIVLGLSLGRSAVYSIVEIIDDSTKGTALADQTTSINPAQSDREVFDFLYQVLGALFPLFAVALVVYLLWEPGRSGFRRIGLEFRQPGRDVLRALLLVAVIGVPGILFFAATRLLGITVTVQASTLDTHWWTVPVLVLVALRAGLQEEVIVVGYLFTRLRQLGWGTWPIILGAAVLRGSYHLYQGFGPFIGNAVMGVVFGWCYTRWGRVMPLVVAHVIIDVISFVGYPLAVALWPHIFA; this is encoded by the coding sequence ATGAGCAGCACCACGACCTGGGTCGCCGAGACGCCCGTCGCGCCCGATCGCCGCGCCCGGCTGTGGTGGGAGGTCGCCATCGTCCTCGGGCTCTCGCTCGGCCGGTCGGCGGTCTACTCCATCGTCGAGATCATCGACGACAGCACCAAGGGCACGGCCCTCGCCGACCAGACGACGAGCATCAACCCGGCGCAGTCGGACCGCGAGGTCTTCGACTTCCTCTATCAGGTGCTCGGGGCGCTGTTCCCGCTCTTCGCGGTGGCTCTCGTCGTGTACCTGCTGTGGGAGCCCGGCCGCAGCGGGTTCCGGCGCATCGGGCTGGAATTCCGGCAGCCGGGGAGGGACGTGCTGCGCGCGCTGCTGCTGGTCGCCGTCATCGGCGTGCCGGGCATCCTCTTCTTCGCGGCGACCCGGCTGCTCGGGATCACGGTCACGGTGCAGGCGTCGACGCTCGACACGCACTGGTGGACGGTGCCGGTCCTCGTCCTCGTCGCGCTGCGCGCCGGGCTGCAGGAGGAGGTGATCGTGGTCGGCTACCTCTTCACGCGCCTCCGCCAGCTCGGCTGGGGGACGTGGCCGATCATCCTCGGCGCCGCCGTCCTGCGCGGGAGCTACCACCTGTACCAGGGCTTCGGCCCCTTCATCGGCAACGCGGTGATGGGCGTCGTCTTCGGCTGGTGCTACACGCGATGGGGCCGCGTCATGCCCCTCGTGGTCGCCCACGTGATCATCGACGTCATCTCGTTCGTCGGCTATCCCCTCGCCGTCGCCCTCTGGCCCCACATCTTCGCGTAG
- the gcvP gene encoding aminomethyl-transferring glycine dehydrogenase gives MSELFQTRHIGTDGDAQRTMLSALGYESVEALVSAAVPDSIRVDGSRASALPAPISERAALRELRAIASRNTVNRPMIGLGYYGTITPAVIKRNVLENPGWYTAYTPYQPEISQGRLEALLNFQTMVADLAGLDTANASMLDEGTAVVEGMLLARRASKVKSPRFVVDADTFPQTLALLRNRADAVGIELVVLDLASTPADAPELSDAFGLFVQYPGASGRVWDAEPVMRAAKEAGAIVVAAADLLALTLLRSPGELGADVAVGTTQRFGVPMGFGGPHAGYMAVRAGLERQLPGRLVGVSQDAAGKPAYRLTLQTREQHIRREKATSNICTAQVLLAVMAAMYGVYHGPAGLRAIGSQVHLATVAVADLLRASGVEVVSRSFFDTLQVEVDDAAAVVARAHEHGLLLHATDAGLVSLSLDEESASDLRDGSFPLSELVEALGGTVDGEPELRLGSETSFDQALTRTSAYLTHPVFSTHHSETAMMRYLRLLQDRDYALDRGMIPLGSCTMKLNAATEMEAVTWPEFAALHPFAPTADVAGSLELIDQLETWLADVTGYDTVSLQPNAGSQGELAGLLAIRGYHRSRGDDQRTVCLIPQSAHGTNAASAVLAGMRVVVVATDELGNVDLDDLRAKIGENADALAALMITYPSTHGVYEHEVVQITSAVHEAGGQVYVDGANLNALLGYARFGDFGGDVSHLNLHKTFCIPHGGGGPGVGPVAAKAHLAPFLPGHPMAQEATHPSVGGGRVEHGGGPVSAAPYGSPSILPISWAYVRMMGAEGLRDATGAAVLAANYVAAKLRDHFPVLYAGDDGLVAHECILDVRPLTERTGVTVDDVAKRLIDFGFHAPTMSFPVAGTLMVEPTESEDLAELDRFVAAMIAIKAEADAVAAGEWPSDDNPLRNAPHTAESVVAADWSHPYTREKAVYPVPGLVRGKYWPPVRRIDQAYGDRNLFCACPPPDAFA, from the coding sequence ATGAGCGAGCTCTTCCAGACGCGTCACATCGGCACCGACGGCGACGCGCAGCGCACGATGCTGTCCGCGCTGGGCTACGAATCGGTGGAGGCGCTGGTCTCCGCCGCGGTCCCGGACTCCATCCGGGTCGACGGCTCCCGCGCGTCGGCGCTGCCGGCCCCGATCAGCGAGCGGGCCGCGCTGCGCGAGCTGCGCGCCATCGCCTCCCGCAACACCGTCAACCGCCCCATGATCGGGCTCGGCTACTACGGCACGATCACCCCCGCGGTGATCAAGCGCAACGTGCTCGAGAACCCGGGCTGGTACACCGCGTACACGCCGTACCAGCCCGAGATCTCGCAGGGACGGCTGGAGGCGCTGCTCAACTTCCAGACCATGGTCGCCGACCTGGCCGGCCTCGACACCGCGAACGCCTCGATGCTCGACGAGGGCACCGCGGTGGTGGAGGGCATGCTGCTGGCGCGGCGCGCCTCCAAGGTGAAGAGCCCCCGCTTCGTCGTCGACGCCGACACCTTCCCGCAGACGCTCGCCCTGCTCCGCAACCGCGCCGACGCCGTCGGGATCGAGCTGGTCGTGCTCGACCTCGCCTCCACCCCGGCCGACGCGCCGGAGCTGTCGGACGCGTTCGGCCTGTTCGTGCAGTACCCCGGCGCCTCCGGCCGCGTCTGGGACGCCGAGCCGGTCATGCGCGCCGCGAAGGAGGCGGGCGCGATCGTGGTCGCTGCCGCCGACCTCCTCGCCCTCACCCTGCTCCGCTCGCCCGGCGAGCTTGGCGCCGACGTCGCCGTGGGCACGACGCAGCGGTTCGGCGTCCCGATGGGCTTCGGCGGACCGCACGCCGGCTACATGGCCGTCCGCGCCGGTCTGGAGCGCCAGCTCCCCGGCCGGCTCGTCGGCGTCTCGCAGGATGCCGCGGGCAAGCCGGCCTACCGGCTCACGCTGCAGACTCGCGAGCAGCACATCCGCCGCGAGAAGGCGACCTCCAACATCTGCACCGCTCAGGTGCTCCTCGCCGTCATGGCCGCCATGTACGGCGTCTACCACGGCCCGGCCGGGCTGCGGGCGATCGGCAGCCAGGTGCACCTCGCGACGGTCGCCGTCGCCGACCTGCTGCGCGCCTCCGGCGTCGAGGTCGTCTCCCGGTCGTTCTTCGACACGCTGCAGGTGGAGGTGGACGACGCCGCCGCGGTCGTCGCGCGTGCTCACGAGCACGGCCTGCTGCTGCACGCCACCGACGCCGGTCTGGTGTCGCTGAGCCTCGACGAGGAGTCCGCCTCCGACCTCCGCGACGGCTCCTTCCCGCTCAGCGAGCTCGTGGAGGCGCTGGGCGGCACGGTCGACGGCGAGCCCGAGCTGCGGCTCGGCTCCGAGACGTCGTTCGATCAGGCGCTGACGCGCACCTCCGCGTACCTGACGCACCCGGTGTTCAGCACGCACCACTCCGAGACTGCGATGATGCGCTACCTGCGCCTCCTGCAGGACCGCGACTACGCGCTCGACCGCGGCATGATCCCGCTCGGCTCGTGCACGATGAAGCTCAACGCGGCCACCGAGATGGAGGCGGTGACCTGGCCGGAGTTCGCGGCGCTCCACCCCTTCGCCCCGACCGCCGACGTCGCCGGCAGCCTGGAGCTGATCGACCAGCTGGAGACCTGGCTCGCCGACGTCACCGGCTACGACACCGTCTCGCTGCAGCCCAACGCGGGCAGCCAGGGCGAGCTGGCGGGCCTCCTCGCCATCCGCGGCTACCACCGCTCGCGCGGCGACGACCAGCGCACGGTGTGCCTGATCCCGCAGAGTGCTCACGGCACCAACGCGGCCTCGGCTGTGTTGGCGGGGATGCGCGTCGTCGTCGTCGCGACCGACGAGCTCGGCAACGTCGACCTCGACGACCTGCGCGCCAAGATCGGCGAGAACGCCGACGCGCTCGCCGCCCTGATGATCACCTATCCGTCCACCCACGGCGTGTACGAGCACGAGGTCGTCCAGATCACGAGCGCGGTGCACGAGGCCGGCGGCCAGGTGTACGTCGACGGCGCCAACCTCAACGCCCTGCTCGGCTACGCCCGGTTCGGCGACTTCGGCGGCGACGTCAGCCACCTCAACCTGCACAAGACCTTCTGCATCCCGCACGGCGGCGGCGGCCCCGGCGTCGGCCCTGTCGCGGCGAAGGCGCACCTCGCGCCGTTCCTGCCCGGGCACCCCATGGCGCAGGAGGCCACGCACCCGTCGGTCGGCGGCGGTCGCGTCGAGCACGGCGGCGGCCCGGTCTCGGCGGCTCCGTACGGCAGCCCGAGCATCCTCCCGATCAGCTGGGCCTACGTGCGCATGATGGGTGCGGAGGGTCTCCGTGACGCCACCGGCGCCGCGGTGCTCGCGGCCAACTACGTCGCGGCGAAGCTGCGCGACCACTTTCCGGTGCTGTACGCGGGCGACGACGGGCTCGTGGCGCACGAGTGCATCCTCGACGTGCGCCCTCTCACCGAGCGCACCGGTGTGACGGTCGACGACGTGGCCAAGCGCCTCATCGACTTCGGCTTCCACGCGCCGACGATGTCGTTCCCGGTCGCCGGCACCCTCATGGTGGAGCCGACCGAGAGCGAGGACCTCGCGGAGCTCGACCGCTTCGTCGCCGCGATGATCGCGATCAAGGCCGAGGCCGACGCGGTCGCCGCGGGGGAGTGGCCCTCCGACGACAACCCGCTGCGCAACGCCCCGCACACCGCGGAGTCCGTGGTCGCGGCCGACTGGAGCCACCCGTACACCCGCGAGAAGGCGGTCTACCCGGTCCCCGGCCTCGTCCGCGGCAAGTACTGGCCTCCGGTCCGCCGCATCGACCAGGCCTACGGCGACCGCAACCTCTTCTGCGCCTGCCCCCCGCCGGACGCCTTCGCCTGA
- the gcvH gene encoding glycine cleavage system protein GcvH, giving the protein MAAEQDLQYTAEHEWLLVEGDVATVGITAYAADKLGDVVFVELPEAGSDVAAGRVVGEIESTKSVGELFAPVDGTVTEINDAVVDAPELVNSDPFGDGWLIKVRFSALPDGLLSYDQYTAVTGGTD; this is encoded by the coding sequence ATGGCCGCAGAGCAGGACCTCCAGTACACCGCCGAGCACGAGTGGCTGCTCGTCGAGGGCGACGTCGCGACGGTGGGCATCACCGCGTACGCGGCCGACAAGCTCGGCGACGTCGTCTTCGTGGAGCTGCCGGAGGCCGGGAGCGACGTGGCCGCCGGCCGCGTCGTCGGCGAGATCGAGTCCACCAAGTCGGTCGGCGAGCTGTTCGCCCCCGTCGACGGCACCGTGACCGAGATCAACGACGCGGTCGTCGACGCGCCCGAGCTGGTCAACTCCGACCCGTTCGGCGACGGCTGGCTGATCAAGGTGCGCTTCTCGGCGCTGCCCGACGGCCTCCTGAGCTACGACCAGTACACCGCCGTCACCGGCGGAACCGACTGA
- the gcvT gene encoding glycine cleavage system aminomethyltransferase GcvT — protein sequence MTSQNEPRLSPLHDAHVAAGASFTDFAGWQMPVRYAGDLAEHHAVRTAAGIFDLSHMGEIVVLGPEAGEALDYALAGRLSALAVDRAKYSLLLSRSGGVIDDLVVYRTGEDRYLVVANAANREVVAEELRDRTAPFDVEVFDESDDVALIAVQGPAALSILLATPGFSADDGALDGEDFAQRLTDLRYYRALPAEFQTRPLLIARTGYTGEDGFELYLAPDDARGLWDALLEAGADQGLVPAGLAARDTLRLEAGMPLYGHELGRDTQPAQAGLGRVVDLGKDTDFVGRAAAEEGPDPEARVLVGLMGHGKRAARAGYPVLAVLGGDKGGDDAEVGVVTSGVLSPTIGVPVAMAYVAPRYARPGTELHVDVRGSRLPFTVTELPFYRRKPGAPSSTPAPSSTSETRKDG from the coding sequence ATGACCTCGCAGAACGAGCCCCGCCTCTCGCCGCTCCACGACGCCCACGTCGCCGCCGGCGCCTCCTTCACGGACTTCGCCGGCTGGCAGATGCCCGTGCGCTACGCGGGCGACCTCGCCGAGCACCACGCCGTCCGCACCGCCGCCGGCATCTTCGACCTCTCGCACATGGGCGAGATCGTCGTCCTCGGGCCGGAGGCGGGGGAGGCGCTCGACTACGCGCTCGCCGGCCGCCTGTCCGCGCTCGCGGTCGACCGGGCCAAGTACAGCCTCCTGCTCTCGCGCTCCGGCGGCGTCATCGACGACCTCGTCGTGTACCGCACGGGGGAGGACCGCTACCTGGTCGTCGCGAACGCCGCGAACCGCGAGGTGGTCGCCGAGGAGCTGCGCGACCGCACGGCGCCCTTCGACGTCGAGGTGTTCGACGAGAGCGACGACGTCGCCCTGATCGCGGTGCAGGGCCCCGCCGCGCTGTCGATCCTGCTCGCGACGCCCGGCTTCTCCGCCGACGACGGAGCCCTCGACGGCGAGGACTTCGCCCAGCGCCTCACCGACCTCCGCTACTACCGCGCCCTTCCGGCCGAGTTCCAGACGCGCCCGCTGCTGATCGCCCGCACCGGCTACACCGGCGAGGACGGCTTCGAGCTCTACCTCGCCCCCGACGACGCCCGCGGCCTCTGGGACGCGCTGCTGGAGGCCGGCGCCGACCAGGGCCTCGTGCCCGCCGGTCTCGCCGCGCGCGACACCCTCCGCCTGGAGGCGGGGATGCCGCTGTACGGTCACGAGCTCGGCCGCGACACCCAGCCGGCGCAGGCCGGCCTCGGCCGTGTCGTCGACCTGGGCAAGGACACCGACTTCGTCGGCCGCGCCGCCGCGGAGGAGGGGCCGGACCCCGAGGCCCGCGTGCTCGTCGGCCTGATGGGCCATGGCAAGCGCGCCGCCCGCGCCGGCTACCCCGTGCTCGCCGTCCTCGGCGGCGACAAGGGCGGCGACGACGCCGAGGTCGGCGTCGTGACCTCGGGCGTCCTGTCGCCGACGATCGGCGTCCCCGTGGCCATGGCCTACGTCGCGCCCCGCTACGCCCGGCCCGGCACCGAGCTGCACGTCGACGTGCGCGGCTCCCGCCTGCCCTTCACCGTCACCGAGCTGCCGTTCTACCGCAGGAAGCCCGGCGCGCCCTCCAGCACTCCCGCCCCCTCCAGCACCAGCGAGACCCGAAAGGACGGCTGA
- a CDS encoding NUDIX hydrolase, whose product MTTKHERASALLAVSTVIFALRKDDETGGEPQVWLPLVRRIREPFQGRWALPGGPLRVGEDLAYAAGRTLNETTGLAPSYLEQLYAFGDASRSSGAERVVSIVYWALVRGEEAERAVVGENVAWFPADHLPELAFDHNLIVEYALWRLRTKMEYSRIAHAFLGERFTLAQLREVHEAVLGRALDPANFRRTIEASGAVVATDEYLTGTPHRPPRLYRYDDAVDLADAGPLPLQQHFFKGES is encoded by the coding sequence ATGACGACGAAGCACGAACGCGCCAGCGCGTTGCTCGCCGTGTCCACGGTGATCTTCGCCCTCCGCAAGGACGACGAGACCGGTGGCGAGCCGCAGGTCTGGCTGCCGCTCGTGCGCCGCATCCGCGAGCCCTTCCAGGGCCGCTGGGCGCTCCCGGGCGGACCGCTGCGCGTCGGAGAGGATCTCGCGTACGCCGCGGGACGCACGCTCAACGAGACCACGGGGCTCGCCCCGAGCTATCTGGAGCAGCTGTACGCGTTCGGAGACGCCTCCCGCTCCTCCGGCGCCGAACGCGTCGTCTCGATCGTCTACTGGGCGCTCGTGCGCGGGGAGGAGGCGGAGCGCGCCGTGGTGGGCGAGAACGTCGCCTGGTTCCCCGCCGACCACCTGCCCGAGCTGGCCTTCGACCACAACCTCATCGTCGAGTACGCGCTCTGGCGGCTGCGCACCAAGATGGAGTACTCGCGCATCGCCCACGCCTTCCTCGGCGAGCGCTTCACGCTCGCCCAGCTGCGCGAGGTGCACGAGGCCGTGCTCGGCCGCGCCCTCGACCCGGCCAACTTCCGGCGCACGATCGAGGCCTCCGGGGCCGTCGTCGCGACCGACGAGTACCTCACGGGGACGCCGCACCGGCCTCCCCGGCTCTACCGCTACGACGACGCGGTCGACCTCGCCGACGCGGGGCCGCTGCCGCTGCAGCAGCACTTCTTCAAGGGAGAATCATGA
- the nadA gene encoding quinolinate synthase NadA, whose protein sequence is MSTAIASVDTTIRLIATGDAAGATCTPDLVEAPWTFDAAPPSYGPGASMADPIPAFAPRQGELPEEYRTASADELRERILAAKATLGDRVAVMGHFYQRDEVVQFADFVGDSFQLANAAKARPEAEAIVFCGVHFMAETADIVSRPEQRVILPNLAAGCSMADMADLDSVQECWEQLEELYGTEPDADGRVPVIPVTYMNSSAALKAFCGEHGGIVCTSSNAATVLEWAFARGQRVLFFPDQHLGRNTAKAMGVPVEAMPLWNPRKPLGGSSVETLQDARVILWHGFCSVHKRFTVGQIEHARAEFPGVRVIVHPECPMEVVDAADEYGSTDYIVKAIQAAPAGSTFAIGTEINLVQRLAAQFPQHTIFCLDAVVCPCSTMYRIHPGYLAWVLEGLVRGEALNQVSVPESVAAPARVALERMLAARPDTTMAA, encoded by the coding sequence ATGAGCACAGCCATCGCCTCGGTCGACACGACCATCCGGCTCATCGCGACCGGTGATGCCGCCGGCGCCACCTGCACGCCCGACCTCGTCGAGGCGCCGTGGACGTTCGACGCCGCCCCTCCCTCCTACGGGCCGGGCGCCTCCATGGCAGACCCGATCCCGGCGTTCGCGCCGCGCCAGGGCGAGCTGCCCGAGGAGTACCGCACGGCCTCCGCCGATGAACTGCGCGAACGCATCCTCGCCGCGAAGGCGACGCTCGGCGACCGCGTCGCCGTGATGGGCCACTTCTACCAGCGCGACGAGGTCGTGCAGTTCGCCGACTTCGTCGGCGACTCGTTCCAGCTCGCGAACGCGGCGAAGGCGCGGCCGGAGGCGGAGGCGATCGTGTTCTGCGGCGTGCACTTCATGGCCGAGACCGCCGACATCGTGTCGCGTCCCGAGCAGCGCGTCATCCTCCCGAACCTCGCCGCCGGGTGCTCGATGGCCGACATGGCCGACCTCGACTCGGTGCAGGAGTGCTGGGAGCAGTTGGAGGAGCTGTACGGCACCGAGCCCGACGCCGACGGCCGCGTGCCGGTCATCCCGGTCACGTACATGAACTCGTCGGCGGCGCTCAAGGCGTTCTGCGGCGAGCACGGCGGCATCGTGTGCACCTCCTCCAACGCGGCGACCGTGCTGGAGTGGGCGTTCGCGCGCGGGCAGCGCGTCCTCTTCTTCCCCGACCAGCACCTCGGGCGCAACACGGCGAAGGCGATGGGCGTGCCGGTGGAGGCGATGCCGCTGTGGAACCCGCGCAAGCCGCTCGGCGGGTCCAGCGTCGAGACGCTCCAGGACGCCCGGGTGATCCTGTGGCACGGCTTCTGCTCGGTGCACAAGCGGTTCACGGTCGGCCAGATCGAGCACGCGCGGGCCGAGTTCCCCGGCGTGCGCGTCATCGTGCACCCGGAGTGCCCGATGGAGGTCGTCGACGCCGCCGACGAGTACGGCTCGACCGACTACATCGTCAAGGCGATCCAGGCCGCTCCCGCCGGCTCGACCTTCGCCATCGGCACCGAGATCAACCTGGTGCAGCGGCTCGCGGCCCAGTTCCCGCAGCACACGATCTTCTGCCTCGACGCGGTGGTGTGCCCGTGCTCGACCATGTACCGCATCCACCCCGGCTACCTGGCCTGGGTGCTGGAGGGGCTGGTCCGCGGCGAGGCCCTCAACCAGGTCTCGGTGCCCGAGTCGGTCGCGGCACCGGCCCGGGTCGCGCTGGAGCGGATGCTCGCGGCGCGCCCCGACACGACGATGGCGGCGTGA
- the nadB gene encoding L-aspartate oxidase → MSRVVVVGSGIAGLTAALEASRLHAVTLVTKAALTEANTRYAQGGIAAAVFPDDSAEAHAADTERAGAGLTVPEAVAALCGDGPDRIRDLLALGTRFDTVDGPGAGDGGDGIDGLARGLEAAHSAPRVLHAGGDATGAEIERALVEAVRASGVRVVERAFLLDVLVTDGAAAGVRLLLADGSTTSLAADAVILATGGFGRLWSRTTNPEVATGDGIAAAWRAGAALADLEFTQFHPTALALPGSFLVSEAVRGEGAVLRNAHGERFMLDVHPDAELAPRDVVARGIAVEMAAQGGAPVVLDATALGRDFLSRRFPTIDAASRAAGLDWATEPVPVTPAAHYAMGGVATDTSGRSTLPGLFAAGEVACTGVHGANRLASNSLLEGLVFAHRAVAALGEEWPPPPAWITAARPADLPIVDAHPSLAFDRSRLGALMWEAAGVHRSGTGLRAAAAELAATAMPLPGEDANLLQLARLVVAAALAREESRGAHFRADHPLPAPGTAQHTLIAGASSTPLSTADTALRTAEVTAAC, encoded by the coding sequence ATGAGCCGCGTGGTCGTCGTCGGAAGCGGCATCGCGGGGCTGACCGCCGCGCTGGAGGCGTCGCGCCTCCACGCCGTGACCCTGGTCACGAAGGCCGCGCTCACCGAGGCCAACACGCGTTACGCCCAGGGCGGTATCGCCGCCGCCGTGTTCCCCGACGACAGCGCCGAGGCGCACGCGGCCGACACCGAGCGCGCGGGCGCCGGGCTGACCGTGCCGGAGGCGGTGGCAGCGCTCTGCGGCGACGGGCCCGACCGCATCCGCGACCTCCTCGCGCTGGGGACGCGGTTCGACACGGTCGACGGCCCGGGCGCGGGTGACGGAGGCGATGGGATCGACGGGCTGGCCCGCGGGCTCGAGGCGGCGCACTCCGCGCCTCGCGTGCTGCACGCCGGCGGCGACGCGACCGGGGCCGAGATCGAGCGGGCGCTGGTGGAGGCGGTGCGCGCCTCCGGGGTCCGCGTCGTCGAGCGCGCCTTCCTGCTCGACGTGCTCGTCACCGACGGCGCCGCCGCCGGGGTGCGGCTGCTGCTCGCCGACGGGAGCACGACCTCCCTCGCCGCCGACGCCGTGATCCTGGCGACGGGAGGCTTCGGGCGGCTCTGGTCGCGCACGACCAACCCCGAGGTCGCCACCGGTGACGGCATCGCCGCCGCCTGGCGCGCGGGGGCGGCGCTGGCCGACCTCGAGTTCACGCAGTTCCACCCGACCGCGCTCGCCCTGCCGGGATCGTTCCTGGTGTCGGAGGCGGTACGCGGCGAGGGCGCGGTGCTGCGGAACGCGCACGGCGAGCGCTTCATGCTCGATGTGCACCCGGACGCCGAGCTGGCCCCGCGCGATGTCGTGGCCCGCGGGATCGCGGTCGAGATGGCGGCGCAGGGCGGCGCTCCGGTGGTGCTCGACGCGACGGCGCTGGGCCGGGACTTCCTCTCCCGGCGGTTCCCGACGATCGACGCCGCCTCCCGCGCCGCCGGCCTCGACTGGGCGACCGAGCCCGTGCCGGTCACCCCGGCCGCGCACTACGCGATGGGCGGGGTCGCGACCGACACGAGCGGCCGCTCCACCCTCCCCGGGCTGTTCGCCGCCGGGGAGGTCGCCTGCACCGGCGTGCACGGTGCGAACCGGCTCGCCTCCAACTCTCTGCTGGAAGGGCTCGTCTTCGCCCACCGGGCGGTCGCGGCACTCGGAGAGGAATGGCCTCCGCCGCCCGCCTGGATCACGGCGGCCCGTCCGGCCGACCTCCCCATCGTTGACGCGCATCCGTCGCTCGCCTTCGACCGCAGCAGGCTCGGCGCGCTGATGTGGGAGGCCGCGGGCGTGCACCGCTCCGGCACCGGCCTGCGCGCGGCGGCCGCCGAGCTGGCCGCGACGGCCATGCCGCTGCCCGGCGAGGACGCCAACCTCCTGCAGCTCGCCCGGCTCGTGGTTGCCGCGGCCCTCGCGCGGGAGGAGTCCCGCGGAGCGCACTTCCGCGCGGACCACCCGCTCCCCGCCCCTGGTACCGCGCAGCACACGCTGATCGCGGGAGCGTCCTCCACTCCCCTCTCCACCGCCGACACCGCCCTCCGAACCGCCGAGGTGACCGCCGCATGCTGA
- the nadC gene encoding carboxylating nicotinate-nucleotide diphosphorylase, with protein MLTRQIIETVVRAALVEDAPWGDLTSQTLIPETAYATAALVAREPGTFSGGEVFAAAMTLTDPAIEVALAVADGEEFAAGATLATVSGPARSVLQAERVALNFTQRMSGIATTTAAYVREVAHTSARIVDTRKTTPGLRAFERHAVRSGGGRNHRFSLSDAVMAKDNHLAVLTAQSGLSVIDALRAVRAELPHTTHLEVEVDRLDQIEPVLAAGVDTIMLDNFSLDELREGVALVAGRAIVEASGNVNLSTVRAIAETGVDVISSGALTHSVRSLDLGLDVVVEQA; from the coding sequence ATGCTGACCCGCCAGATCATCGAGACCGTCGTGCGCGCCGCGCTCGTCGAGGACGCGCCCTGGGGCGACCTCACCAGCCAGACGCTCATTCCCGAAACGGCATATGCCACCGCGGCGCTGGTTGCGCGCGAGCCGGGGACCTTCTCCGGAGGCGAGGTGTTCGCCGCCGCGATGACGTTGACCGACCCCGCGATCGAGGTGGCGCTCGCGGTCGCGGACGGCGAGGAGTTCGCGGCCGGCGCGACCCTGGCCACCGTCTCCGGCCCCGCGCGATCGGTGCTGCAGGCCGAGCGCGTCGCCCTCAACTTCACGCAGCGCATGAGCGGCATCGCGACGACGACCGCCGCGTATGTACGGGAGGTGGCGCACACCTCCGCCCGCATCGTCGACACCCGCAAGACCACGCCGGGCCTGCGCGCGTTCGAACGGCATGCCGTGCGCAGCGGCGGCGGGCGCAACCACCGGTTCTCGCTCTCGGACGCGGTCATGGCGAAGGACAACCACCTGGCGGTGCTGACCGCGCAGTCCGGCCTGTCGGTCATTGATGCGCTGCGGGCCGTACGCGCGGAGCTGCCGCACACCACCCACCTGGAGGTGGAGGTCGACCGGCTGGACCAGATCGAGCCCGTGCTCGCCGCCGGGGTCGACACGATCATGCTCGACAACTTCAGCCTGGACGAGCTGCGCGAGGGGGTGGCGCTCGTCGCCGGTCGCGCGATCGTGGAGGCCAGCGGCAACGTGAACCTGTCGACCGTGCGGGCCATCGCCGAGACCGGGGTGGACGTCATCTCCTCCGGTGCGCTCACGCACAGCGTCCGCTCGCTCGACCTGGGGCTGGACGTCGTGGTGGAGCAGGCCTGA